The genomic DNA AGCCACTAATTGAGACTTGCAGACTTGGCTTATTAATCTAAATCAgttgtttgtccttttttgcttttaatggGGAAAATTTCTTTGAAAAAAGGAAGTAGCATGCTTAAAATCAGCAGCACTGGTTGAACCAGCTCCaaagaaataagataagataacctttattagtcccacacgtgggaaatttgttttgtcacagcaggaagtggacagtgcaaaagttatgaggcaaaaattagaatacaaatTCATAGTGTCTCCacccaaagaaacaaaagaggAGATGGATTTTATTGAGGAAACATTGTTTCTAATTAACAATGAGTTAAGAGCAAATTATGCTTGTAATCTGTTTAGATTGGCTCTTGTTCCACCCTCACCTAGATATATGCAGTTACtcttcatatatatattttaccaCTCTTAGTAACCAGGAACAGGATTTTAAATGTGAGTGGGTATGTCAGGGATTGGCACTTTAAATGTCTGGGCGTAATGCTTTATGTGTCTGTCCCAAAGGTGTAGAGATTGTTGCAAAACTAAACAACAAAGTGCTGCCTTGTACTGATCTAAGCAAGAAATTTGAAATTCTTCTAGAAatctacaacaacaaaaaaaccacgCCTGCAGCTCTAAGCCCCTCcaaccacacagacatgaaCATATATGCATTAGGATGGAGCGTGAAGTCTAAAGTAACTCAACagcattttgtgctttttactATATCTTTGATGCAGGATAAGAGAACAAAATTCCCAGATCAGCCAGAGGGTTGCCACGTTATGCTATCCCATAGCATAAAGTTCCACTTTATACCACAGAAACTGCATGAAAATAGCATATTTCTACATTAATCCcatacatttttttctctgtttctgtctaCAGAGTCATGGAACAGCACAAGTTATCCAAAGATCAGTGGGAGGAGAGGATCCAGGTGTGGCACGAGGAGCACCACGGGATGCTGAAGTGAGTTACTGTTTTTCTGCAGTTCTGTTAAGAATTATTTTTGTGTAATACTGCATTACTAAAAGGAATTGTGGTTTTCATGTCCTGATCTTTGCCTGTTCTTGCAGGGAGGATGCTATGCTGGAGTACCTGAAGATCGCCCAGGACCTTGAAATGTACGGAGTCAACTACTTCGACATCAAGAATAAGAAGGGAACAGAGCTGCGTCTGGGAGTGGACGCCTTGGGACTCAATATTTATGAGAAGGATGACAAGTAAGCTCCTTCAAGTACACGGCCTCTGTGTTGGTGtctcttcttgttgttggaGTAGCTGTGGCcctggggtggctgtggctcaggaggtagaccAGGCCATCTACTAATCAGATTGAACCATCACCAGCAATCTGTGGTGTGAGTGTTAGGTGTAGAAAAAGGGCTTGAGACAtgctgtataaagcgctttaaGTGCTCAAGTACAGTTGAAAAGTGGtgcataagaaccagtccatttaccatttgcacAACTAAACTGGCTGAGCCAGGTTCATGTCTGTGCTTAATCACTGTTCCTGTTCTACAGCAGGCAGTATGACAAGAATAACAATGAAGACACAGGAGATACAGATAgttagaaatttaaaaaaaaagtttactttgaGTCAAAAGTCTGCTGTGCAGGTCAAATAATAGGTTCTTATTTGGAGTTCTTCTGGGTTTTGGACCACAAATTGGCACATAATGTGGTTTCATGACTTTAGTACTTATTTTTTGACTGCCTTGAGTGACTGTGACCTAATCTCTTTTAGAGATAAAGGTTATCAGTTGTTTGTAGAGGTTCACTTCATGCTCTACATAATTCtgaatgggaaaaaaaatctcctgacCCATTTTTGGGCCATTTAAACATGCAGATGATATACAAAAGCTGCAGACATTTTGCCTCGCCTTTCATTCCATCTGATTCAGTTCTCGTTCTCACCTTTGGTAACACTGAGATAAACTTGCTTAACCAGGCTAAAGTGTACAGTCAATCTCTACccattttttctgttaaaaacaaacaaataaaacaaagtaaatgtttgtattttttctatCCTTTGATCAGTTTGTGGTGCTGTGCTTGAAGGCAGACCTACTTTTTGAGAGATCCAACACACACCGGTGATTGGGTGTTTCCACATTGCTTTCTGGCATTGCTTGTGATTTTCCACTTTGTTTGTAGGCCAAGACACTTTGGGAGATAATCACCGTCTGGTTTGGTGAAATGACTTCTGAGATCCCCTGTGGCCTCCTTTGTGTGGTTACTGGAGTGAAGTACACTGTGTTAAAGGGGCACGCCATCCCAGATGACTTGCATTTCAGTCACTGACCCCGTGCTTGGAAAAGCTGCCAGCTTTGGCTTCGATTGTCACTCTTCACGTATTAAGTTTGTCCACTTTCCTGCCATGCAGTGCGGTCTGCTATGTCTGTGGAACAAATGAGCACAGCACAATGGTGACATTTTAAAGAGAAAGCTTGGCATCTCAGCTCCCTCATCAGGCCTCTAACTGAACATTTACAAGCTTGGTTTATTGTCCTCTCAAATCTAAATGATTTAATTACCCTTACTGCCATTGTGTTTGAGTCATTCCTGCACTTCATTTCACTTTAAGTCTAATTTAACAGCTTGAGGTATGAAACCTCCAAGAAGAGAGCAAATATATTGTTAGGAATCAGACCAGGTCTCGTGTGAGTGTCTCTTTGTGCGCTCGCTGGGATCAGCATAAAAATGCCTCTCCTCCATGGTGCCCTCTGCTGTAACCATGGCTACGCCGACTGGTTTTTCAAGCTGTGCAGCACTTAAGAATGCGAAGCAAACCTACAACACTCTCTCTCCAATGAGGGCAGCCGGCCCACAATGCAACAGTGCAGCCAAGGTTTCACCCAGGCTGGAGCTGGATTAACTCCTTCTGCTCCCGCTGCTGTAGCTCATTTTTAAAgggcagtttttgctttttttcagcCAAAGCTTTGTCTTTAGCAGGCAAGTGCAGCCTCACACACTAAATTCACTTTTTAGCATTTAGGAGTTAAACGGGTGTAATAAATAGATTCTTAATTGGCCTTAACTGTGTAGCACTGAATAGTCCAAGCTTGAATGACACACTGGACCTGAAACAGTtattcatatatattttttatatcaaTACAAGTTActttaataaatttttttgttaTAGAGCCTGACCAATATTGGGATTTTCGGTAGATTACTGATGCATATTTTAAAAGAGTAAAGATGCCGGCTGAtaatttttgcctttttgttcATTGAGTAGCTGTTAATGCCACATATTACCACACGGTTGTTTCTTAATTAGTCACTCATTTAAGCTTTAGTTTAGACTTCTTTGTCAGTCGGTGAAAGTGATGATTTGTGACTCCTGTCCATCATCGTTGCAATCCCCAGGCCTAAAAACTGGTAACCAGTTGGGCCTAAGCATAATGAGATGGTTCTTTTTTGTAATCGaagtctttatttgtttttaacatttcacaacacgaaaaaacaaacaaaacaaccaacaaaacaacaacaggaaggaaaaaaaaaaaaaacaataaagaaaagaaaagacagcttTCAATCCCATAGTTAATCCACCTTTATACTTCGGGTCCATTTTCAATACCTGTTAACTAACAGTACACccgtaaaaaaataaaaacaaaaaaaaaaaaggacagttAACTCAAATCTTTAAGTCATTCCCTTACTGAGTgcctacacaaacaaacagtgcaGCAAGCGTACAACATAACTAAAGACAATTGCCCTGACCAAATAAGTTCCAACCATCTCAGCCAAAAACACGTCCCCACGATTTGTCAAAACCCTCCCTATCATCATTAATCCTAGCCAAGAGTTTTTCATACGACACCATTTTCAGCATAGTTTCTTTCCACCTATTATATTCTGGAGGAGATGGTTCCTTCCATACACTCAGAATAACTCGAGCCGCTGCGATCACCCCCACCTTTATAACCACAAAGTCATATTTTGAAACCCCAGGTAACACCGACCGATCCCCTAATAAGCACAGTCTTGGTGACAGGGGTATCATCAAACCAATCCACCTTCCTATTTTGTCCAACACTTTTTGCCAAAAGGGATAAACTTTCCCACATTCCCAAATAGCATGTATAAATGTCCCTGGATCTGAACTACATTTCCAGCATACATTACTGGGACTAATTCCCATTCTATAAAGTTTGGATGGAGTGAAGTACCACCTGTGTATTAATTTATACTGAGTAAATTTACCCCTGGCCTCCCTTATATACTTATCAGAGAATGACAAAATTCTGCGCCAGTCTTCTTTAGAAATTGCACAACCCAGATCCCTCTGCCATATAATCCTCAAGTTTTCACATATCTCTTTTTTTGGATTGTTAAACAGTTTGTAGAAAACAGCCGCCCTATGTGCTGTACTGGACAATTCTAAAAACTCCACCACCATATTCGAGCTTTGAGCAAATTTTCCTTTGAATGAGATGGTTCTTAAATTAATTGGTGGCACATTCAGATGTAAGTTAGTTCTGCTAGCTACTAAAGTCAGCaaataataaatgatattaTCAGCAGAATGAGTCTGGTGTCTCAAGGagaattgtgtctgtttgtggagGCATTTTACTACATAGAGTGAATGATTTTGGGTATGCAACCTGTACAGATGCACTTGTGTGCAGGGGATTTTGATGTAGGTTGGAATTTTAACTTTGCATAAGCAGACAGGGGGACCATGAAGAGGAAATattgttaattaaaaaaaaaagctccaaaAAGCAGCATGAAAGACATAAACAGCAGCTGCAGTGGacagttttcattgtttttaacagccatcatctgttttctgctACTTGGCCGGCTCGTGGGGACAGCAGTCCACTCAGAGACGCCCAGTCATCTCTTTTCCTGGCCACCTCCTTCAGCTCTTCCATGGGGACACCAAGGTGTTTCCAAGCCAACTTAGAGACACAAACTCTTGattgtgtcctgggtctgccacAGTGACTCCTTCCAGTAGGACATGCCGGAAACATTGCACCCAGGAGAGGTCTTTGTCAAATGCCTGAACCACTTCCTTTAGTGGCTCTACTCAGAGTCCCTATTGAATGACTGATCTCCTCTCCTTATCTCTGACACTGAGTACAGACTCCCTTTGAGGGAAGGTCCTTTTTGCCAGTTCTATCTCCAATatcattcttttggtcactgCGTCCAGCTTGTAAATCTATAGCTTTGCCTTCTCTCCGATACAGTATCCCTGTCACCAAGATGCCACACCAGTCTGCCTTTCAGTTCCATTCTGATCCGGAGTGGGCATGCACTCTTTTCCAGCTGAGAATCAGTCTCGGAGGTGCAAAGTCTTTCGCAATGAGAGCTCAGCAAAAGGACACATAACAGCAGAAACTCAAACAAGAGTAGCCCACAGACCAGTTATTCCACACATTTTCTTGACACTGCCCCCTGGTGCCAGTAAACAGCTACAACATAGCTTTTTGTAGGACCAGTGTACAGCTTGAAGCAAAGACGGCTGCACCCATGCAGCTCTGTCTCAGAGTATCCCGAGTATGCAGCATTACTCTCTGTTATCTCTTCAGCTTTGTGCAGCTATCATTATCTGACCTTTTACTGTCAATTTACAACAAATTTTCATTTACAGACTGCAGCAGTACTTGAAGCTGGAGCACACCTTTTATTACTCATATATTTAGTTGTTCGAGCCATTGCAATCAAATGCTAATATTTCTTACACATGAATTCTTATACATTAGTGAATTAGTTAAAAGAGAGACTTGGTAGTAAAATCCATTTATTCATGGTTTCTCCTTTTCAAAGCAAAAATCGAAACAAGTTTTGAGCAAAGAGTTCTGTGCTACCAAAATGAGTTGATAAAGCACACCTCCGTAGACCACAGAAGTGTGATAGAAATACGCAGCAGATAACTTCCACATTGTTTTCTCAATTCCACAGGCATGTGTCAGGGTCAGCTGGAGCGAAATTCCAGTTCAGGGAGTATAGTTTCATAGTTTCATAGTTTCATAGTTTCGTTGGCAGGTGTGCGGCTGCTTTTTCAGATCATCACATTATGGGCCTCTCCATTGTGTCGAAAGACAGGCATTTGTTCCGTTTTTTTTTCTGGCACTACAAGTAGCCTGCCACACCCCAGATTCATTCCTCCTACTTCGTTACTGAAATCCATGCTAAGAGGATTATTCTGACtcagaatgaatgaaatgagatCCAAATGAGATTGTTCAGTGTATTTCTATAGCTTTATGATATGTAAACTGTCTGTATTCTTATAATAAATGGGGCTAGAATTGAGAGTCACAAATGTACTCCAAGCTGCCTTCAGTTTGGTTGTTTagtccaaaataaaataatgtgacataaaaagtgagttttttacatttgaaaaaCTATAAGTAGAGATTTTAGCATAAATTCGAGAAAAGTGAAACGATGACTTGCTTCTCAGTTGCTGATTACTTGTCTATTAATCTACTAACCGCTGGAGCTGAAGTATTAATAACAACTGATAAGAATGCACATTATTCCAAGgaaagtgctggaaacattacttaaattatattaaaataaattttattgGAGTAATCACTCAAGCTACTTAAAAAGTCTAATTTTATTAAGATCTTTGTCATTGTAGGTCAGTATTTTGAGCTTGGAACAGAATGAAAGAGACACTTGTCTAAGGATGAAAGTGCTAAACCTTTCAATACCGTGTAAACCAGCAATAAAACCTCAGGACGAGACCTGAAACCAGTATGAAGACAATAAAAACTGGGTGTGATGTAGTATTTTATTTCGTCATCATGCTCTGTGCAagtccattttttttaaagaggcgGAGGTGTAAATACTGATGTTTTTTTAGGCCATCTAGATAACAAAACAGTTCATACAAGAGAAGACCAAGAGCAATCAGTTTTTTACAGtgtgaaaaaagaaagctgTGGTTAATTATGTACAACAtttttggtggaaaaatgcactcGTACTTAGCAGACAATTCaggtttttctgtttaaaacaCTGTATTGGCACCATTATCTATCTCAGTGGAAACATGCAGGAAGGTCACACTATATCAgaaaatgattattattatgtcCCAGTGGACATCCACATTATCCCAtatatttcacatttattttcttgTGCTTTCTCCTTCAGACTGACCCCTAAGATTGGCTTCCCCTGGAGTGAAATcagaaacatttctttcaatGATAAGAAATTCATCATCAAGCCTATTGACAAGAAATCTCCGGTGAGAAATCTCATCTAAGCaatcacatacaaacacacacctctTCTTTCAAAGGTCCTATTTTTCTATGTAATTTCCCTTACTTAAAGCATTCTTTGTCTTTAATATCAGGCTTTTCAGGGCGTATTGGGTTACAGTGTGTTTCTGTATTTAAGCTCGCTGCTTCCATTTTGCCTGTGGTATCATGTTTCTCTGCAGCGGAGGGGGAAACCATTAGGCATATCTCCCATTACAATCGAGCATAAAGAATAGCCAGAGCTGCTTTCTAGGCAGCACTGTTAGTGAttgactgcagacacacacaaaaaagcaagTGGTATAAACCTTATCTGTGCACTTCAGGCTGCTCTGCCTTTTACTACGAGTggaggttgttttgttttttttagcaccAGTATTCATTATTCAGCCCAGTGTCTGTTCTGTTTTCTCCTTATCGTTCTTATTGTTTGATTCTTTTCCCAAATTCAGGACTTTGTGTTTTACGCCCCGAGACTGCGCATAAACAAGCGCATCCTGCACCTGTGCATGGGCAACCACGAGCTGTACATGCGTCGCCGTAAACCCGACACAATTGAGGTGCAGCAGATGAAGGCCCAGGCCAAAGAGGAGAAACACCAGAAGCAGATGGAGAGGTACGCAGATTGTGGAGATGAGTGTAATTTAAGAAGTAGTTTCACACTTAAAAATTATTGTGTAACTGTTGTCTTAAGAACATAAGTAAGAACATAAACCCTCTAGACTATTATGGTTTTACCCTCGTGCCATTCACTGAGATTTTGATAAGAGCTGATGTGTTTTCACTGAGTCAGCTGTGAATAAAATGAGCAATCAACCACAACATTAGAACACGTCATTGCTGCAGCTGCTACTAACACCCCTTATCAGTTATTATTTTCACAGTAACttgattgatttttatttagaGGTCAGGGAGGAAAGAAAAGGGTGCACAGAAAATATTAGAGGTTTGATATAATAACTACAAAAAAGGTGAAGTGTAGGAAATGTACTTTCTGTGTTCACTGAGCTGAATGGATGTTGACCCTGATCTCAACAGCAGCTGTCAGCTCACTGTCTGTCCCACACAGCTGTtcaaacacagacaaccatgaacagacaacaacagtgaataccagagagagagacatcagATCACCAGTTCAGGCTCGCGCATAGTAGCCCGCAGTCTGTCCAGTAATCGGGTTGACTGGTGTTCAAACATAATTACCAGATGGTTTACGATGAGTCCCTTatgaaactttatttaaaagggaCGTGAAACGCTACACAAAGGCTAACTTAATTCAGTTATCCCTGCTCTCAAAAACTGACATAGATGTAACACTGTCTGTGAAACTGAATTTAAGAAATAAATGCTTAAAGTTTTAAAACCATGTTTAGCGCCATCTGTCTGTGCGGAGCGTGATGTCATGTGGTTGGTTGCGGTAATagctaacataaactaatgtaAGTCTATTTAGTGAGAATCAATAACTCAGTTGAAAATAATGACACTAAAACTAAATACCTTACTAAGTACtcatttataaagtgctttacaaacccAAATATTATGGCTAACAGCTGGATTTTCCTGTTTGAGTGCAGCTAGCCAAACAGCGAGCAGCCAATTACTGCTAAAGAGACAGACAGTGGAAATTGAAACTATTGGCTCAGTTTCTTAACATAGAACTCATTGTTCTATTTAGGGCAACACAACTGCGATCCCCTAGTTTTAGTGTCGTTATTTTCCTCGGTATTATCGATTCTATCATTAGTTAGCTAACAATAACTAATGTAAATCTATTgcaaccagccaatcacatgacgtCACGCTAAAAGAAAATGGCGCTAAACTTTAagcacttatttcttaaatccagcttcacagacagTGTTACATCTATGCCAGTTTTTGAGAGCAGTGATCAATTGTGTATATTAGCTTTGATGTGTGTAGCATTTCATGTCCCGTTTAAACATTAACAAACCCAGAGAGATATCAGGTTTTTTTCTGCAGCAGGAGACATGAGCAGGATGCGAAGAGAGTCAAATGAAGTTTAACTAAGAATAGAGAATAGAGAGATGAATAACTTATCCCAAATTTGAGAAAATGAACCGTTCAGTTTTTTAGATTAAGGCAGATTGACATAAAGttttctgagagacaaacaaAGTCCGGCTGTGGAGTATTTTAAAATTATAGTGGATTCCAAGAGTTTGTAAGAGACTAAAATTAATCATAACCCAGTATATAAAAGTTAATTGCTAAGTTACTAATGAATTATTTGGACATTTAGTGGACAAACAATTAGTTAAAAAATTAACTGAAGCCAATAATTTCATTGCTGTGAGTAAAATTCTTGGTTACTGAGGGCTCTGCTCACATCCTTCTATCAGCTGATTTCACGCCAGCTTTTTATAGCTCTCATAAACCCTGAAGTCATTCAGTTTGCCAAGTCTTTGTGAGTGTCATGCAACTTAAAATCACAAGACTTCACCTGTATAATATGACTGCgtgaaaaaaatcatatttaaatgTCTTGTTGTTTTCACTAGCTCTTATAGAGCAGTTTTTGCAAACATGCACCAAATGccacgtttgtgtgtgtgccttttGCAGTAACCATGTATCAACTACATCAGTTCTGTTTGTGTCCTCACGGCTGCTTTCTGTTATCTGCAGAGCCCAGCTGGAgaatgagaagaagaagagagaggcCATTGAGAAAGAGAAGGAGCAGATGGAGCAAGAGAAGCAGGACCTGATGATGAGGCTCTACCAGTTTGAGGAGAAGACCAAGAAGGCAGAGAAAGGTGAGGCGAGGGGAAAGAtgtatctgagtgtgtgtgtgaaaatatttggaatatgtgtgtatgtgttgttaTGCAGGTTGGTAACAATAGGTCATTAGGATATGCATTCAGTTTACTTGTTGTGTAAATTAAATGATTAATCAAAGGCAACCCCCTGCCCGcaaaataacactaaaagcaGCATGGCATGAAGCACAGTTATTAGTAGTCATTGTCTTTTTGATTACATATGGCTCTGTATTCAAAACAGAGGAACAAAAACTACATCTTGGAATGGACTCTCTGCTTTTTTGTcataaacaaaagacaaaacaatttGATTGACTTACGGAAGCAGTCTGGTTGTAAATTAACTCTGATTTCCAGTGTTTGTTGTTAAATGATTTAAATTCCAGCTGATCAAACACCTGGAGCATTATAAATAAGAAAGCATTCACGCAGTCATGGTGCAGAGCTTTGTTGGTATTCAGGAAACATGTTTGACATCTGACAGGTTTACTTTTTATTGAACTTCCTTATTAAGAGACTGCTGTGAGGTGGTGGTCTCAGTTAATAGTAACAAATATACAGATATatactgctgctctgttagctTATaagataatgaaaaaaataacatatgaACATAAATATCTACACGTTTAGATAAAGTATTTGTGtcatattatattttctttCCCCCTCTTTTTGCATGTTAGATTTGCAAGACCAGGTGCAGAGAGCCATGATGCTGGAGCAGGAGCGCAGGAGagcagaggaggaggcagcTCGTCTGGAGGCAGAGCGTCAGGCTGCCCTGCTGGCTAAAGAGGAGCTGGCCCGCCACTCTGAGCAACAGAAGAAGAGtcaggagcagctggtcagtGTTTTAAATCAGTCttttgtgatttttcctttattttcctcTCATTTCAATACTGTTACATAGGTGGATGCTCATGATAAGCATCCAGACAAAAGCATTTTGTAGTGTCTAGCTGGTCCACACCGCTAACAGCCCCTCAGAACCACCTGCAAGACTGTGCTTCAGTTCAACTGTCCTGACACGAAAAGCTGTGGTTCCTACTCCACATTCAGGCACCAGACACAGTTTTATTAGACACCTGCTGTGACGCCCTCTTTACTTAAACCCCATTAAGGCATTTGTAATGGATTAAGTCCATGTGCAGCTTCCGCTCACAGAAGACGTGTGAGAGCATTGATACGAACTTGTTTGAACCCACGTATCTCATTAACGATAGTGTTTTCACTAACTTCATTTTCCAGTCGAGCACCTTTCACATAATTTCATGGCTTGCTGGAGGCAGCCTACACCCACTGAACAGCTAGAGAAGGCGTGCCGTTTAATGCTGAGCAGGGTATACTTCAGTGTGGTGAAAGACAAGCCGTTGACATTGTTGTAGTTGTGAGAAGGAATGTACCACAACACCCAGAGAGGCTACACGGTCTGGTTAGGTTTAATTAAGATGCCTCCTCACAGTGacagctgcttcctgtttcattatttctttttttaatgatgcCGGCAGTTTGCAATAATCCAAAAATGAACTATTACAGTTTTTACACTGGTTTCCTATCATATTTTCTGAATTAGTAATCAAATGTAGTTTTAAATCTacctgttttctttgtgactcTTTagaattttttaatatatatattttatatttttgtaatgCATACTGAGGCTTAAAGCTAAAAATATCAAACAAGTGAAAGATCAGAGGAAGGTTTAAACTAACATTAAAATTAATTCTTACAGAAAATTTAAAATCTGATTAACaaagtttctttatttttgggaGGAGAAGTAAAAACATAACAGGGAAAAAAGGTCATTTAATATGACACTTATAATAAATCAAGCTgcctatatttatttttggaaactctttGAAATGCTTTGAAACAATTGTGGTCTGTTAGGTTAGTTTCTCATTAGAAGGAGAAGGTTCTAGTCTCTTGAAGTGTAGGCATAGAAGTAGTATAGTGGTAGTATAAGACAACAGACATGAGCAAAATGAGATGTATTTTTTCTGGATGCTACAAAAGTCTTTATTTGCCATTCTGTATAAAATAATatgttactcttatttcttgttttcttttgtgtgtgtgtgtgtgtgtgtgtgtgtgtgtgtgtgtgtgtgtgtgtgtgtgtgtgtgtgtgtgtgtcaggctgCTGAGCTGGCAGAGCACACAGCAAAGATCAGCCTGCTCGAGGAGGCTAAGAAACGCAAGGAGGAGGAGGCCAACTCATGGCAGCTCAGGGTGAGAGCTTTAATGTGACCACAGTGCCGTTTACTCAGGCTCACTCAGCTGTTTCTGTCTGAAACAAGGACTGAATTAAATTATTGCCTACCTTATATTTGCAGTTAGAAATTCTATAGCGTTGATTTTGAGCTGACTGACCTTCTCTGTCATCACCAGGCCCGTGAGGCCCAGGACGATCTGATTAAAACCAAGGAGGAGCTGAACAATGTGATGACGACGCCTCTGccgccaccacctcctcccatgTACGACCACCTCATGGATGACAACAGTGACGACAACACCAGCATGCACAGCGCCGACCTGCACGTGGAAGGCATCAACGACCACCGCAACGAGGAGGATCGCCTGACTGAGGCCGAGAAGAACGAGCGCGTCCAGAAACAGCTGAAGGTGAAAACTAGCACCTCACACAGTCAGTCATTGGCGAGCGTGATGGCACATTAACACCTTTATCTGAGGTTATCAGCTGTGTTAAGAATAGAACACAAAAACAGTGCTGCGTGTGTGGTTCCTGCAATTCAGTTAAATAATCAGGAAGAATTACCTGCTTTCATGCTTATCTGTTACTGTGTTACCCAACATTAGGGTAGAAGATCTGTACAGACAGATTTAGAAATAGAACTTCCTCCTCAGGTAATCTTAGTCCGAATTAGCTGACAGCTTGAAACAAGTCTAGACAGAGAAGAGTTTAACTGGAACAAACAGTTTGGCTGTGAAAGCACAGAAGGGCCTGGTGTTATTGAATGCATCAGAGTTCTCATTGAAGCCTTGATCTAACTTAAAcactattaacaccaaagcaaTTTTTGCAGTCCATAAGACTAGAATAGCA from Maylandia zebra isolate NMK-2024a linkage group LG15, Mzebra_GT3a, whole genome shotgun sequence includes the following:
- the ezrb gene encoding ezrin b, with protein sequence MPKAVNVRVTTMDAELEFAIQPSTTGKQLFDQVVKTIGLREIWYFGLQYVDGKGYHTWLKLDKKVSSQDVKKENPLQFKFRGKFFPEDVSEELIQEITQKLFFLQVKESILSDEVYCPPETAVLLASYSVQAKFGDYDKDVHRPGYLVSERLLPHRVMEQHKLSKDQWEERIQVWHEEHHGMLKEDAMLEYLKIAQDLEMYGVNYFDIKNKKGTELRLGVDALGLNIYEKDDKLTPKIGFPWSEIRNISFNDKKFIIKPIDKKSPDFVFYAPRLRINKRILHLCMGNHELYMRRRKPDTIEVQQMKAQAKEEKHQKQMERAQLENEKKKREAIEKEKEQMEQEKQDLMMRLYQFEEKTKKAEKDLQDQVQRAMMLEQERRRAEEEAARLEAERQAALLAKEELARHSEQQKKSQEQLAAELAEHTAKISLLEEAKKRKEEEANSWQLRAREAQDDLIKTKEELNNVMTTPLPPPPPPMYDHLMDDNSDDNTSMHSADLHVEGINDHRNEEDRLTEAEKNERVQKQLKALTSELAQARDESKNTANDLLHSENVRAGRDKYKTLRQIRQGNTKQRIDEFEAL